From the genome of Triticum aestivum cultivar Chinese Spring chromosome 3B, IWGSC CS RefSeq v2.1, whole genome shotgun sequence, one region includes:
- the LOC123071090 gene encoding probable E3 ubiquitin-protein ligase RHC1A → MSNRATHWCYACRRPIRLRGQDIICPNCNDGFIQEISEIGGALNNYGMFGPRFDDRLDGRSGMMDAMSALMRRRMAEMGSNPVFDPNAAWASTTQGRPSPIGPRLIFGGSMPAQGSNDSGVNVLVRGGRRIGTDRPNFSGFLVGGTSLEALFEQLLLQTGNRQGPAPASQSAIDSMPVVKITRRHLSDDPVCPVCTDRFEVGSEAREMPCKHLYHASCIIPWLVQHNSCPVCRHPLPPQRGSDSNAARPQPLAHAGEAVSRGVAGAGADPAPVTRNGDDDGGSPFSFLWPFGSSSPGPSSYQYGGGGGGRPAVYDDDPGQITYSEWHYDP, encoded by the coding sequence ATGTCAAACAGAGCCACACATTGGTGTTATGCGTGCCGTCGGCCAATTCGTCTTCGTGGACAAGATATAATCTGTCCCAACTGCAATGATGGCTTCATACAAGAGATCAGTGAGATAGGAGGTGCTTTGAACAACTACGGTATGTTTGGGCCACGCTTCGATGATCGCCTAGATGGACGATCTGGAATGATGGATGCTATGTCTGCCCTCATGCGTCGACGGATGGCAGAAATGGGCAGCAATCCTGTGTTTGATCCTAATGCAGCTTGGGCAAGTACCACACAAGGAAGGCCGTCCCCAATTGGCCCTAGGCTGATATTCGGCGGCAGCATGCCTGCTCAGGGGAGCAATGACAGCGGAGTAAATGTGCTTGTCAGGGGAGGCCGCAGAATCGGCACTGACCGTCCAAACTTCAGCGGCTTCCTTGTCGGCGGCACCAGCCTCGAAGCTCTATTCGAGCAGCTGCTATTGCAGACCGGCAACCGTCAAGGACCAGCGCCTGCTTCGCAGTCCGCAATCGACTCCATGCCGGTGGTGAAGATAACCCGCAGGCATCTGAGCGATGATCCAGTCTGCCCAGTCTGCACGGACAGATTTGAAGTTGGCTCGGAGGCGAGGGAGATGCCGTGCAAGCACCTATACCATGCCAGTTGCATCATCCCTTGGTTGGTTCAGCACAACTCCTGCCCAGTTTGCCGCCACCCGCTGCCGCCGCAGCGAGGATCAGACAGCAATGCAGCCCGCCCACAACCTTTGGCCCACGCCGGCGAAGCCGTGAGCCGCGGGGTTGCCGGAGCCGGAGCCGACCCTGCGCCTGTCACGAGGAACGGCGACGACGATGGAGGGAGCCCTTTCTCGTTCCTCTGGCCATTCGGGTCGTCGAGCCCCGGTCCCAGCTCTTACCAGTACGGAGGCGGCGGGGGTGGGCGGCCTGCGGTTTACGACGACGACCCTGGCCAGATAACCTATTCCGAGTGGCACTACGACCCGTGA